The Streptomyces collinus DNA segment GGCGATGTAGAGGGTGGGAGTGCGACGAACGCCGGCGTGAGCAGTGCCGGACACGGAGAACGCCAACGGCACGGCGGCCGCGGCGACAGCGACCTGTCTACGACTGATAGACACGCGGAGTCCCTTTCAAATGGGGGTGTGGGTAACTCAGCTGGGGGCGCGGGGCTGTATCGATATGCGGCTCCGCCGCGTGGGTGCGAACAACCACGGGCGGCCCGCACCCTGAAAACCACGGGCCGCCCCACGGCGATATCCAGAACTAGCCGTTCTGCTGGTTCCACTCCTCCTGAGCCGCATTCAGCTGCTCAGCCATCGTGTCCAGGAATTCCTTCGCACTCATCTTCCCGAGCAGCACCTTCTGGAAGTTCGGCTCGTTGTCCGCCTTGGAAATCGTGTTCCAGTCCGGCAGGTAGTACGGCAGCTGCACGATCGTCGTCGACCCGTCCGACAACGCGTCGGCGGCGAGCTTCGTGGGCTCGGCCTTCGAGATCCACGCGTCCTTCGCCGCGTCCGTGTTCGACGGCACCTGTCCCGCCGCCTCGTTGAACTTCGAGTTCTCCGCCCTGGACGTGGCGAACTCGATGAACTTCCAGGCGGCGTCCTTGTTCTTGCCGCTCTTGAACAGGCCCAGCCCGTCCACGGGGTTGGACACCTGCACCCGCTTGCCGCCGGCACCGATCGGCTGCGGAATGCCGCGGAACTTCTCGACGCCGAGCGCCTTCACGTGGTCCTGGTACGACCCGAGGTTGTGGTTCAGCATTCCGATCGTGCCGGAGTCCCACTGCGCGACCATCTTGGTGAAGTCGTTGTTGAGGTCGGCGGCCGGAGTGACCTTCTTGTACAGCGCCGCGTACTTCTCCAGCGCCGCCACGTTCTTGGGGTCGTTGACCGTGGTCTTGTCACCGCTGGAGTCCCAGAACGACGTGATGCCGGACTGCCCGTACATGGCGTCCAGCGCCTGGGCGATGGAACCCGCACCACCGCGAATGGTGTAGCCGAACTCGTTCTTGCCCGCGTTCGTCAGCTTCTTCGCGGCCGCGTAGAACCGGTCCCACGTCGTGGGCTCCTGGAGCCCCGCCTTCTTGAACAGGTCGGTGCGGTAGTACAGCACACCGTTGTTCGCGGAGGTCGGGATCGAGTACAGCTTGTCGTCACCGCCGCCGGCGGCCTTCAGCGACTCGACCATGTCCTTGTTGAGCTTGCCGTTCAGCGACGACTTGCCGAGCCGGTCGTCGAGCGGCTCCAGCGCGCCCTGTGCGGCGAATCCCGCGAGCATCGCCGCGCCCACGCCGCCGACGTCCGGCAGGCCGCCGCCGCGGAGGGCGGTGTCGACCTTCGACTGGTACTCGGTCGAGGCGATCCCGACGTAGTCGACCTCGATGTCGGGGTTGGCCTTCTCGAAGTCGGCGATGACCTCCTTCCAGATCTCGGT contains these protein-coding regions:
- a CDS encoding ABC transporter substrate-binding protein, coding for MKISNRTSSRGGRRASAAVALGAVLALTATACGDDGSGAGGDKGADGSGKGKIVFWDNNGGVRTEIWKEVIADFEKANPDIEVDYVGIASTEYQSKVDTALRGGGLPDVGGVGAAMLAGFAAQGALEPLDDRLGKSSLNGKLNKDMVESLKAAGGGDDKLYSIPTSANNGVLYYRTDLFKKAGLQEPTTWDRFYAAAKKLTNAGKNEFGYTIRGGAGSIAQALDAMYGQSGITSFWDSSGDKTTVNDPKNVAALEKYAALYKKVTPAADLNNDFTKMVAQWDSGTIGMLNHNLGSYQDHVKALGVEKFRGIPQPIGAGGKRVQVSNPVDGLGLFKSGKNKDAAWKFIEFATSRAENSKFNEAAGQVPSNTDAAKDAWISKAEPTKLAADALSDGSTTIVQLPYYLPDWNTISKADNEPNFQKVLLGKMSAKEFLDTMAEQLNAAQEEWNQQNG